One Pseudomonas sp. C27(2019) DNA window includes the following coding sequences:
- a CDS encoding DUF3426 domain-containing protein, whose translation MTEMFITQCPHCQTSFRLKQSQLSAARGTVRCGACLQVFNAASQITADTAPAAAEPTAAHAAPMPGGENAESQAEHAAVTPRLKKPLMIHDDMDLEDLNDLDLDEELARLEQEEQRTHELTSEFCALATTEPQLSPELQNDIQDTADSSTLDDLTDELLAQEPVAKLSSSPPDEAQAAADIEQTPEPASSAKASSVLETTASEMTVEATSDHLAHFADEPLRLDWRPRKSPWRRWLGWGLLNSLALLLLLGQYTHKNFAELARQDSTRPWLETLCQLIDCQLPSKVDVQQIKSSNLLVRSHPEFSGALLVDAIIYNRASFSQPFPLLEMRFSNLNGTPLASRLFKPQEYLGGELAGQTHMPPQTPIHIALEILEPSGGAVNYSLDFVSPD comes from the coding sequence ATGACTGAGATGTTCATTACACAATGCCCGCATTGTCAAACCAGCTTTCGCCTCAAGCAGAGCCAGCTTAGCGCTGCTCGCGGAACAGTGCGATGCGGTGCATGCTTGCAAGTGTTTAATGCAGCCAGTCAAATCACCGCTGATACTGCTCCAGCCGCTGCAGAGCCGACCGCAGCACACGCTGCGCCGATGCCAGGCGGTGAGAACGCCGAGAGCCAAGCAGAGCACGCGGCTGTTACTCCGCGGTTAAAGAAACCCTTGATGATCCATGATGATATGGATCTCGAAGACTTGAATGATCTCGATCTTGATGAAGAGCTGGCCCGTCTAGAGCAAGAAGAACAGCGCACACACGAACTAACAAGCGAATTTTGCGCATTAGCAACAACAGAGCCGCAGCTTAGCCCTGAACTGCAAAACGATATACAGGACACTGCTGACTCGTCGACGCTGGATGATCTGACCGATGAACTGCTCGCACAAGAACCCGTCGCAAAACTGAGCAGCAGCCCGCCCGATGAGGCTCAAGCAGCGGCAGACATTGAGCAGACGCCTGAGCCTGCCAGTTCTGCCAAAGCCAGTAGTGTGCTGGAAACAACAGCATCCGAGATGACTGTCGAAGCAACCAGCGATCATCTAGCGCACTTTGCTGATGAGCCTTTGCGCCTTGATTGGCGACCGAGAAAAAGCCCGTGGAGACGTTGGCTGGGCTGGGGATTATTAAACAGCTTGGCGCTACTGCTCCTACTGGGCCAATATACGCACAAGAATTTTGCCGAACTGGCGCGCCAAGACAGCACACGCCCATGGCTGGAAACACTATGCCAACTGATCGACTGCCAACTGCCAAGCAAAGTCGATGTGCAGCAAATCAAAAGCAGTAATTTATTAGTGCGTAGCCACCCCGAATTTAGCGGTGCTTTGTTGGTGGATGCAATTATTTACAATCGCGCATCATTCAGTCAGCCCTTTCCACTGCTGGAAATGAGATTCTCCAATCTAAACGGCACGCCTTTAGCCAGTCGTTTATTTAAACCTCAAGAATATTTAGGCGGGGAATTGGCTGGGCAAACACACATGCCACCGCAAACGCCAATTCATATCGCTCTAGAAATACTTGAGCCCAGCGGTGGTGCAGTCAACTACAGTCTAGATTTTGTCTCGCCCGACTGA
- the pmbA gene encoding metalloprotease PmbA — protein MSVSESVGPQALPELKVQVEKILAAAKQQGASACEVEVSVQQGLATSVRQREVETVEFNRDQGFSITLYHGQQKGSASTTATGDAAIQETVAAALAIAKYASPDEFAGLADEHLMAREFPDLDLWHPWDLSPERAIELALECEAAAFATDSRISNADGSSVNTDVGCTIYGNSHGLIAGHAGTRHSISCVMIAEADGNMQRDYWYDYGRRADLLTDAATIGRIAAERTVNRLGARSVSTCDVPVLFAAELAGGLFNSLLGAIAGGNQYRNASFLLGALGQTLFPEWLTLDERPLQPGGLASSAFDGDGLATYAKPFIENGVLVSYMLSTYSGRKLGMPSTANSGGARNLFVTHGDEDQAALLKKMGRGLLVTELMGQGLNMVTGDYSRGAGGYWVENGEIQFPVQEVTIAGNMRDMFKQIVAIGNDLDRRGSVCTGSVLIERMKVAGS, from the coding sequence ATGAGTGTAAGTGAAAGTGTCGGCCCGCAAGCATTACCAGAACTGAAGGTTCAGGTGGAAAAGATTCTTGCGGCAGCCAAACAACAGGGTGCCAGCGCCTGTGAAGTAGAGGTCTCTGTGCAGCAAGGTTTAGCCACCAGTGTGCGTCAAAGAGAGGTAGAAACTGTTGAGTTTAACCGCGACCAGGGGTTTTCTATTACCCTGTATCACGGCCAGCAGAAAGGCTCGGCCAGCACCACTGCAACCGGTGATGCAGCGATTCAAGAAACGGTTGCTGCGGCTTTGGCAATTGCTAAATATGCCTCCCCTGACGAGTTTGCTGGCTTGGCGGATGAGCACTTAATGGCACGTGAGTTTCCTGATCTGGATTTATGGCATCCATGGGACTTGAGCCCTGAGCGCGCCATTGAGTTGGCGCTAGAATGTGAAGCGGCAGCCTTTGCTACGGATTCGCGCATCAGCAATGCCGATGGCAGCAGTGTTAATACAGATGTTGGCTGCACCATCTACGGTAACAGTCATGGGTTGATTGCCGGACATGCTGGAACACGGCACAGCATCAGTTGCGTGATGATTGCAGAAGCTGACGGCAATATGCAGCGTGACTACTGGTATGACTATGGCCGTCGTGCCGATTTACTCACCGATGCTGCCACCATTGGCCGTATCGCGGCAGAGCGTACGGTGAATCGTTTAGGTGCGCGCTCAGTGTCAACCTGTGATGTGCCAGTGTTGTTTGCTGCTGAATTGGCTGGTGGTTTGTTTAATAGCCTGCTCGGTGCCATTGCCGGTGGCAATCAATACCGCAATGCATCGTTTTTGCTGGGTGCATTGGGTCAGACGTTATTCCCTGAGTGGCTCACCTTAGATGAGCGTCCGTTACAGCCTGGTGGTTTAGCCAGCAGCGCCTTTGATGGTGACGGCCTAGCCACCTATGCCAAACCTTTTATTGAAAATGGTGTATTGGTCAGCTATATGCTCAGCACTTACTCAGGACGCAAGCTGGGTATGCCCAGTACCGCGAACTCGGGTGGTGCGCGCAACCTGTTCGTGACCCATGGCGATGAAGACCAAGCAGCGTTATTGAAAAAAATGGGGCGTGGCTTGCTGGTCACTGAGTTGATGGGGCAAGGTCTGAATATGGTCACAGGTGACTATTCACGCGGCGCCGGCGGCTACTGGGTTGAGAATGGTGAGATTCAGTTCCCAGTGCAAGAGGTGACCATTGCTGGCAATATGCGCGATATGTTTAAGCAAATTGTCGCTATTGGTAACGACCTAGATCGACGCGGCAGTGTTTGCACTGGCTCGGTATTGATTGAGCGGATGAAAGTAGCGGGCAGCTAG